One window of Trinickia caryophylli genomic DNA carries:
- the kdpB gene encoding potassium-transporting ATPase subunit KdpB, translated as MTTSHTTPAHCHDNAGQARTAARAMFDPALLKPAVVDAFRKLSPRTQLRNPVMFCVYVGSMLATILWIAALVGQAEAPAGFILAIALWLWFTVLFANFAEALAEGRSKAQAASLRNAKHNVMAKKLGEPHPKSPVRMTTSTELRRGDIVLVEAGDTIPADGEVVEGIASVDESAITGESAPVIRESGGDFSSVTGGTRVLSDWIVVRVSVNPGEAFLDRMIAMVEGAKRQKTPNEIALTILLVALTLVLLFATATLLPFSIFSVEAAKAGHVVTITALVALLVCLIPTTIGGLLSAIGVAGMSRMMQANVIATSGRAVEAAGDVDVLLLDKTGTITLGNRQASLFVPAPGVTEQALADAAQLASLADETPEGRSIVVLAKQRFNIRERDMANLHATFIGFTAQTRMSGVDLPNREIRKGAADAVKKYVEAHQGHFPPDAQKAVDDVARRGSTPLVVAERMLAQGGESGAARVLGVIELKDIVKGGIKERFAELRKMGIKTVMVTGDNRLTAAAIAAEAGVDDFLAEATPETKLATIRAHQGEGRLVAMTGDGTNDAPALAQADVAVAMNTGTQAAKEAGNMVDLDSNPTKLIEIVEIGKQMLMTRGALTTFSIANDIAKYFAIIPAAFATTYPQLRVLDIMHLSSPASAILSAVVFNALIIVFLIPLALRGVKYRALGAASLLRRNLLIYGLGGIVLPFPFIKLIDMVIAAMGWA; from the coding sequence ATGACAACGTCCCACACCACGCCGGCGCATTGCCACGATAACGCGGGGCAGGCGCGTACCGCGGCGCGCGCGATGTTCGATCCGGCGCTCTTGAAGCCGGCTGTCGTCGACGCGTTCCGCAAGCTCTCGCCGCGCACGCAGTTGCGCAACCCGGTGATGTTTTGCGTCTACGTCGGCAGCATGCTCGCGACGATCCTCTGGATCGCGGCGCTCGTCGGCCAGGCCGAGGCACCGGCAGGATTCATCCTGGCCATTGCGCTGTGGCTCTGGTTCACGGTGCTCTTCGCCAACTTTGCCGAGGCGCTCGCGGAAGGGCGCTCGAAGGCGCAGGCTGCTTCCTTGCGCAACGCCAAGCACAACGTCATGGCGAAAAAGCTCGGCGAGCCGCATCCGAAATCGCCGGTGCGAATGACAACGTCCACCGAGCTGCGCCGTGGCGACATCGTGCTCGTGGAGGCGGGCGACACGATTCCCGCGGACGGCGAGGTCGTCGAGGGCATCGCCTCGGTCGACGAATCGGCGATCACGGGCGAATCGGCACCTGTGATCCGCGAGTCGGGCGGCGATTTTTCGTCGGTGACGGGCGGCACGCGCGTGCTGTCGGACTGGATCGTCGTGCGCGTGAGTGTGAACCCCGGGGAAGCCTTTCTCGACCGCATGATCGCCATGGTCGAGGGCGCTAAGCGGCAAAAGACGCCGAACGAAATCGCGTTGACGATCCTGCTCGTGGCGCTGACGCTCGTGCTGCTGTTTGCCACGGCCACGCTGCTGCCGTTCTCGATCTTCTCGGTCGAAGCGGCGAAAGCGGGCCACGTCGTGACGATCACCGCCCTCGTGGCACTGCTCGTGTGCCTCATTCCGACGACGATCGGCGGGTTGCTGTCGGCCATCGGCGTGGCCGGCATGAGCCGCATGATGCAGGCGAACGTGATCGCCACCTCGGGCCGCGCGGTGGAGGCCGCGGGCGATGTGGACGTGCTGCTGCTCGACAAGACGGGCACGATCACGCTCGGCAATCGGCAGGCGTCGCTGTTCGTGCCGGCACCCGGCGTGACCGAGCAGGCGCTCGCGGACGCGGCGCAGCTTGCATCGCTCGCCGACGAAACGCCGGAAGGCCGCAGCATCGTCGTGCTGGCCAAGCAGCGCTTCAATATTCGCGAGCGCGACATGGCGAACCTGCATGCGACGTTCATCGGCTTTACGGCCCAGACGCGGATGAGCGGCGTCGATTTACCGAACCGGGAGATCCGCAAGGGCGCCGCCGATGCCGTGAAAAAGTATGTCGAAGCCCATCAGGGGCATTTCCCGCCGGACGCGCAAAAGGCCGTGGACGATGTGGCCCGACGTGGCAGCACGCCGCTCGTCGTGGCCGAGCGCATGCTCGCGCAGGGAGGCGAAAGCGGCGCGGCGCGTGTGCTCGGCGTGATCGAGCTGAAGGATATCGTCAAGGGCGGGATCAAGGAGCGTTTTGCCGAACTGCGCAAGATGGGCATCAAGACCGTCATGGTGACTGGGGACAACCGGCTAACCGCCGCGGCCATCGCGGCGGAGGCAGGCGTTGACGACTTCCTGGCGGAGGCCACGCCCGAGACGAAGCTCGCGACCATCCGTGCGCACCAGGGAGAAGGCCGGCTCGTGGCGATGACGGGTGACGGCACCAACGATGCGCCCGCGCTCGCGCAGGCCGACGTGGCCGTGGCGATGAATACGGGCACCCAGGCCGCGAAGGAAGCGGGCAACATGGTGGATCTCGATTCGAATCCGACGAAACTGATCGAGATCGTCGAGATCGGCAAGCAGATGCTGATGACGCGCGGCGCATTGACGACGTTTTCGATCGCCAATGACATCGCCAAGTATTTCGCCATCATTCCGGCCGCATTCGCGACGACTTATCCGCAACTGCGCGTGCTCGACATCATGCATTTGAGTTCGCCGGCCTCCGCCATTCTCTCCGCAGTGGTCTTCAACGCGCTCATCATCGTTTTCCTGATTCCGCTTGCATTGAGGGGCGTTAAATATCGCGCGTTGGGTGCGGCGTCGCTATTGCGGCGCAACCTGCTGATCTACGGCCTTGGGGGCATCGTGCTTCCGTTTCCGTTCATCAAGCTGATCGATATGGTCATCGCTGCGATGGGATGGGCGTGA
- the kdpC gene encoding potassium-transporting ATPase subunit KdpC, translating to MKNLLRPALVLFAVLTAITGIVYPVAVTAVGQAVFPNEANGSLLMKDGKPVGSALLGQQFDAAYYFWGRLSATSPNPYNAQSSGGSNLGPTNPALADAVQARIAALRAADPGNTAPVPVDLVTSSASGLDPDISPAAAAYQAGRVAQARGLSRDQVTTLIAQQTTGRQWGVFGEPRVNVLKLNLALDAIKPVH from the coding sequence ATGAAAAACCTTTTACGCCCGGCATTGGTTCTCTTTGCTGTATTGACGGCCATCACGGGCATCGTCTACCCGGTGGCGGTGACCGCGGTCGGTCAAGCCGTATTTCCGAACGAAGCGAACGGAAGTCTTCTGATGAAAGACGGCAAGCCGGTGGGCTCGGCGCTGCTCGGGCAGCAGTTCGATGCGGCCTATTATTTCTGGGGACGGCTCTCGGCCACGTCGCCGAATCCGTATAACGCGCAAAGCTCGGGCGGCTCGAATCTCGGCCCGACGAATCCGGCGCTCGCCGACGCGGTTCAGGCGCGTATCGCTGCACTGCGCGCCGCCGACCCCGGCAACACCGCGCCGGTGCCGGTGGACCTCGTGACGAGTTCGGCGAGCGGGCTCGATCCCGATATTTCGCCGGCTGCGGCAGCGTATCAGGCGGGGCGCGTCGCCCAAGCGAGGGGGCTGTCGCGCGACCAGGTGACGACGCTGATCGCGCAACAGACCACAGGGCGGCAGTGGGGCGTTTTCGGCGAGCCGCGCGTGAATGTGCTGAAGCTGAACCTCGCGCTGGACGCGATCAAGCCCGTGCATTGA
- a CDS encoding copper-binding protein, whose translation MRQGLVSIALGCAFALSAPAFAAGDAADMAGMQHADMAKDAMSHGEVKKVDASSGKITIKHGPLENLGMGAMTMVFKVKDPAMLSQVKPGDTIDFVAEEVNGALTVTKLHKQ comes from the coding sequence ATTCGACAAGGACTCGTTTCGATAGCGCTCGGGTGCGCATTCGCCCTTTCGGCACCCGCTTTTGCAGCCGGCGACGCGGCAGACATGGCCGGCATGCAGCACGCGGATATGGCGAAAGACGCCATGTCCCATGGTGAAGTCAAGAAGGTCGACGCGTCCTCCGGCAAGATAACGATCAAGCACGGTCCGCTCGAAAACCTTGGCATGGGCGCCATGACGATGGTGTTCAAGGTCAAGGACCCCGCCATGCTTTCGCAAGTGAAGCCGGGAGACACGATCGATTTCGTCGCCGAGGAAGTGAACGGCGCGTTGACTGTCACGAAGCTGCACAAGCAGTAA
- a CDS encoding multicopper oxidase family protein yields MEMVTRRTFLGGSGAALLGAALVSKAGAASLPEAPLMREAATQPPLAPPNGRPYTPVVTLNGWSLPWRMKNGWKEFHLIAEPVVREMAPGMKANLWGYNGQSPGPTIEAVEGDKVRIFVTNKLPEHTTVHWHGMRLPSGMDGVGGLTQPHIPPGKTFVYEFALERPGTFMYHPHADEMVQMAMGMMGTFIVHPKDASDMLADRDFVFLMAAYDIDPGSYTPRVNEMTDFNMWTWNSRVFPGIDSLPVRAGDRVRIRFGNLTMTNHPIHLHGYSFEVAGTDGGWIAPAARWPEVTVDVAVGQMRAIEFVADRPGDWAFHCHKSHHTMNAMGHQVPNMIGVPQKDLAQRINKLIPDYMAMGSTGGSMGAMEMPLPDNTLPMMTGTGPFGALEMGGMFTVVKVREGLGRRDYRDPGWYRHPKGTVAYEYTGDLPQG; encoded by the coding sequence ATTGAAATGGTGACACGTCGAACCTTTCTAGGCGGATCGGGCGCCGCCCTGCTCGGGGCCGCGCTCGTCAGCAAAGCGGGCGCCGCATCGCTGCCCGAAGCTCCGCTCATGCGCGAGGCCGCCACGCAGCCGCCGCTCGCGCCACCGAACGGGCGCCCCTACACCCCCGTGGTCACGCTCAACGGCTGGAGCCTGCCGTGGCGAATGAAAAACGGCTGGAAGGAATTTCATCTGATCGCCGAGCCCGTCGTGCGCGAAATGGCGCCAGGCATGAAGGCGAATCTGTGGGGCTACAACGGGCAATCACCCGGGCCCACGATCGAGGCGGTCGAGGGCGACAAGGTGCGCATCTTCGTCACCAACAAGCTGCCCGAGCACACCACGGTGCACTGGCATGGCATGCGCCTGCCGAGCGGCATGGACGGCGTGGGCGGACTGACGCAGCCGCACATTCCGCCGGGCAAGACCTTCGTCTACGAGTTCGCGCTCGAGCGGCCCGGCACGTTCATGTATCACCCGCACGCCGATGAAATGGTCCAAATGGCGATGGGCATGATGGGCACGTTCATCGTCCACCCGAAGGACGCGAGCGACATGCTGGCCGATCGCGATTTCGTATTCCTGATGGCGGCCTACGACATCGACCCGGGCAGCTATACCCCGCGCGTGAACGAGATGACCGATTTCAACATGTGGACGTGGAATTCGCGCGTGTTTCCGGGCATCGACTCGTTGCCGGTGCGGGCCGGCGACCGCGTGCGCATCCGCTTCGGCAATCTCACGATGACAAACCACCCGATTCATCTGCATGGCTACAGCTTCGAGGTGGCCGGAACGGATGGGGGCTGGATCGCGCCCGCCGCGCGCTGGCCGGAGGTGACCGTCGACGTGGCCGTGGGGCAGATGCGCGCCATCGAATTCGTGGCGGACCGGCCCGGCGACTGGGCCTTCCACTGTCACAAGTCGCACCATACGATGAACGCGATGGGTCATCAGGTTCCGAACATGATCGGCGTGCCGCAAAAGGATCTGGCGCAGCGCATCAACAAACTCATTCCCGACTATATGGCCATGGGCAGTACGGGCGGATCGATGGGCGCGATGGAAATGCCGTTGCCCGACAATACGCTGCCGATGATGACGGGCACAGGGCCTTTCGGCGCACTCGAGATGGGCGGGATGTTCACGGTCGTCAAGGTGCGCGAGGGGCTCGGCCGCCGCGACTATCGCGACCCCGGCTGGTACCGCCATCCGAAAGGGACTGTCGCCTACGAATACACAGGCGATCTGCCGCAAGGATGA
- a CDS encoding TolC family protein translates to MTRVGAACIAVFLASACTTFSKDGGFDTVSNAAEARLGKKAVAVRSETERDAVARQTAELLAKPLSIDDAVQLALLNNRGLQAAYSELGLSEADLVQAGRLPNPGFTFSRTHWSDSIGISRSFSMSVLSVLTLPMATRIERGRFEQTKLETANAMLTVAADARRAYVEAIAAEQAAVYAKQIGDSAEAGAELARRMRDAGNASKLDYAREQAFYAQSVADVAKARQQAVAAREKLTRAMGLWGGQTRYALPDKLPDLPKDRPRFDDLERFAIENRLDIQAAKLRTQSVASSLGLTKAVRFVNALDAGYLNNFETDKGHERGYEIGIEIPIFDWGSAKVARAQAIYLQSVDRLAQTAVDARSQVRESYAASLASYDVAKHFRDEIVPLRKTISDEVLLRYNGMLASTFELLADAREQVSAVNGYIGALKDYWLADTDLRQALGGNVPPPASVPAPASAPVGTPAADASPSGPPAPAAPAAGSGHDESAHAAHKPAAAAPHEQDH, encoded by the coding sequence ATGACACGCGTGGGCGCTGCATGCATCGCCGTATTCCTGGCCAGCGCCTGCACGACGTTCTCAAAGGACGGCGGCTTCGACACCGTTTCCAATGCGGCCGAAGCACGCCTCGGCAAAAAAGCGGTAGCCGTGCGCAGCGAGACTGAGCGCGATGCCGTGGCCAGGCAGACCGCCGAGCTACTGGCCAAGCCGCTCTCGATCGACGACGCAGTGCAGCTCGCATTGCTCAACAATCGCGGCTTGCAGGCCGCCTATTCGGAACTCGGGCTATCCGAGGCCGATCTCGTGCAAGCGGGCCGCCTGCCCAACCCCGGCTTCACGTTCAGCCGCACGCACTGGAGCGACAGCATCGGCATCAGCCGCAGCTTCTCGATGAGCGTACTGAGCGTGCTGACACTGCCGATGGCGACGCGCATCGAGCGCGGGCGCTTCGAGCAGACGAAGCTCGAAACGGCAAACGCGATGCTGACGGTCGCAGCCGATGCACGCCGCGCTTATGTCGAGGCCATCGCGGCGGAGCAGGCCGCCGTCTACGCGAAGCAGATCGGCGATTCGGCCGAAGCGGGTGCCGAGCTCGCGCGGCGCATGCGCGATGCCGGCAACGCCAGCAAGCTCGACTACGCGCGCGAGCAGGCGTTTTACGCGCAGTCGGTTGCCGACGTTGCGAAGGCCAGGCAGCAAGCTGTTGCCGCGCGGGAGAAGCTGACGCGCGCGATGGGCCTTTGGGGCGGGCAAACGCGGTACGCGCTGCCCGACAAGCTCCCCGATCTGCCGAAAGATCGGCCCCGATTCGACGATCTCGAACGATTCGCCATCGAGAACCGGCTCGACATACAGGCCGCGAAACTGCGCACGCAAAGCGTCGCGTCGTCGCTCGGCCTGACGAAGGCCGTGCGCTTCGTCAACGCGCTCGACGCCGGCTATCTGAACAATTTCGAAACCGACAAAGGTCACGAACGCGGCTACGAGATCGGCATCGAGATACCGATCTTCGACTGGGGCAGCGCCAAGGTGGCCCGCGCCCAAGCGATCTACCTGCAATCGGTCGACCGGCTCGCGCAGACGGCCGTCGACGCACGCTCGCAGGTACGCGAATCCTATGCAGCCAGCCTGGCGAGCTACGACGTCGCGAAGCATTTCCGCGATGAGATCGTTCCGTTGCGCAAGACGATCTCCGACGAGGTGCTGCTGCGATACAACGGCATGCTCGCCAGCACGTTCGAGCTGTTGGCCGATGCGCGCGAGCAGGTGTCGGCAGTGAACGGCTACATCGGCGCGTTGAAGGACTACTGGCTCGCCGATACGGATCTGCGGCAGGCGCTCGGGGGAAACGTTCCGCCACCGGCTTCGGTCCCCGCACCGGCATCCGCGCCGGTCGGGACGCCAGCCGCCGACGCTTCGCCTTCCGGACCGCCCGCCCCCGCAGCACCGGCCGCCGGCTCCGGGCACGACGAGAGCGCCCACGCCGCGCACAAGCCGGCTGCCGCCGCGCCACACGAACAGGATCATTGA
- a CDS encoding helix-turn-helix domain-containing protein — protein MTNFALSAVAETASGEPADTIAFAARTDEVRVQRSIAHDADEQARNLHGWRQVYDQLSAGRFTGSIDELFLDRMTVFREVTSHTLRQTCEVTSDAYWFGIARCDDGLGRVDGHVIAPDALAFRPGGTEFELLTPAGYEFYGLVVKGEVLRRYAAEVEHLGLTAQAPATEVIGTGAARKARLVALLAPVLRENAQDALVLSTVARDYLQSSILSALFDLCAPAQAQPLAMGSPQRRQALVAQARDYTIAHRERPVSVPELCEQLHVSRRTLQYCFQDVFGMAPAAYLRMVRLNGARRALMQAAQEADHPPSARSVQDVAAAWGFWHLSQFASDYRRLFGVRPSETLKGGQARSGGGSLH, from the coding sequence ATGACGAACTTCGCTTTGTCCGCTGTTGCCGAGACGGCAAGCGGCGAGCCCGCCGACACCATTGCGTTTGCCGCGCGCACGGACGAAGTGCGCGTGCAGCGTTCGATTGCGCACGATGCGGACGAACAGGCGCGCAACCTCCACGGCTGGCGCCAGGTCTACGATCAGCTCAGCGCGGGCCGCTTCACCGGGTCCATCGACGAGCTTTTCCTCGATCGCATGACGGTGTTTCGAGAGGTGACGAGCCACACGCTGCGCCAGACCTGCGAAGTGACCTCCGATGCCTACTGGTTCGGCATCGCCCGTTGCGACGACGGACTCGGACGCGTGGACGGGCACGTCATCGCGCCCGACGCACTCGCGTTCAGGCCGGGCGGCACCGAGTTCGAGTTGTTGACGCCGGCTGGCTACGAGTTTTACGGTCTCGTCGTGAAAGGCGAAGTGCTGCGGCGCTATGCTGCCGAGGTCGAGCACCTGGGTCTCACTGCTCAGGCACCCGCCACCGAGGTAATCGGCACCGGCGCCGCGCGCAAGGCACGGCTCGTCGCACTGCTCGCGCCCGTGCTGCGCGAGAACGCGCAGGATGCGCTCGTGCTTTCCACCGTCGCGCGCGACTATCTGCAATCATCGATACTCTCGGCGCTTTTCGATCTGTGCGCCCCCGCCCAGGCGCAACCGCTCGCGATGGGCAGCCCGCAGCGAAGGCAGGCGCTCGTTGCGCAGGCGCGCGACTATACGATCGCCCACCGCGAACGGCCTGTTTCGGTACCCGAGCTGTGCGAGCAGTTGCACGTGAGCCGGCGCACGCTGCAGTACTGCTTTCAGGACGTCTTCGGCATGGCACCGGCCGCCTATTTGCGGATGGTTCGGCTCAACGGCGCCCGGCGCGCGCTCATGCAAGCCGCGCAAGAGGCCGACCATCCGCCCTCGGCACGCTCGGTCCAGGACGTGGCCGCCGCCTGGGGCTTCTGGCACCTGAGCCAGTTCGCGAGCGACTATCGGCGCCTCTTCGGCGTGCGCCCATCCGAAACGCTGAAGGGCGGGCAGGCTCGATCGGGAGGCGGGTCGCTCCACTGA
- the eutC gene encoding ethanolamine ammonia-lyase subunit EutC, with protein MSDLLEKNPWQALRRFTCARIALGRAGSSLPTEPLLAFTLSHAQARDAVHHPLDAGALHAALKAEGFDSIDAHSAAPDRAHYLRRPDLGRRLGDDSRATLAARAAQQAGKPDVVFVVADGLSAFAASKQAVPLLLALRPRLDGWNVAPVVVARQARVALGDEIGELLQARFVAMLIGERPGLSSPDSLGIYLTYGPRVGRSDAERNCISNVRPEGLSYAAAAHKLHYLLDEGRRLGLTGVGLKDRSDAPPLEHAAPGSIGKST; from the coding sequence ATGAGCGATCTACTCGAAAAGAATCCCTGGCAGGCGCTGCGGCGGTTCACCTGCGCGCGCATCGCGCTCGGACGTGCCGGCAGCAGCCTGCCGACCGAGCCACTCCTTGCCTTCACGCTTTCGCATGCCCAGGCGCGCGATGCGGTCCATCACCCGCTCGACGCCGGCGCGCTGCATGCCGCGCTGAAAGCCGAAGGCTTCGATTCGATCGATGCGCACAGCGCCGCGCCCGATCGCGCGCACTATCTGCGCCGGCCCGATCTGGGCCGCCGACTCGGCGACGACAGCCGCGCCACGCTCGCCGCACGCGCCGCGCAGCAGGCAGGCAAGCCGGACGTCGTGTTCGTCGTCGCCGACGGCCTTTCCGCATTCGCCGCATCGAAGCAGGCCGTACCGCTGCTGCTCGCGCTGCGGCCCAGGCTCGACGGATGGAACGTCGCCCCTGTGGTCGTCGCGCGGCAGGCACGCGTCGCGCTCGGCGACGAAATCGGCGAGTTGCTGCAGGCAAGGTTCGTGGCAATGCTGATCGGCGAGCGTCCCGGCCTCAGTTCGCCGGACAGCCTCGGCATTTATCTGACTTATGGCCCACGCGTCGGACGCAGCGATGCCGAGCGCAATTGCATCTCCAACGTGCGGCCCGAGGGGCTTTCATACGCGGCAGCGGCCCACAAGCTGCACTATCTGCTCGACGAGGGCCGGCGCCTCGGACTTACGGGCGTCGGCCTGAAGGACCGCAGCGACGCGCCGCCCCTCGAGCACGCCGCGCCGGGCAGCATCGGCAAGAGCACCTGA
- a CDS encoding ethanolamine ammonia-lyase subunit EutB, with the protein MNHTETIGARTYRFADLKTLLAKASPLRSGDQLAGIAAASEEERVAARMALARVPLRAFLDEALVPYESDEVTRLIVDSHEPGAFAEIAHLTVGDFRNWLLSDATDSDALVRVGAGLTPEMVAAVSKLMRNQDLIVAARKRPVVTCFRNTIGLPGRMSVRLQPNHPTDDVKGIAASMLDGLLYGCGDAVIGINPATDSLQAITTLLVMIDEFRARYEVPTQSCVLTHVTNTIAAIEKGAPVDLVFQSIAGTEQANTSFGISLSLLAEARDAALSLGRGTVGNNVMYFETGQGSALSAGAHHGVDQQTCEARAYAVARRFEPLLTNTVVGFIGPEYLYDGKQIIRAGLEDHFCGKLLGVPMGCDICYTNHAEADQDDMDNLLTLLGVAGVNFIMGIPGADDVMLNYQSTSFHDALYVRDVLGLRRAPEFEAWLQRMQIADARGALLSVPARQPLLDGVRGWMEG; encoded by the coding sequence ATGAACCATACGGAGACGATCGGCGCGCGCACCTACCGCTTCGCCGATCTGAAGACGCTGCTCGCCAAAGCCAGCCCGTTGCGCTCGGGCGATCAGCTCGCCGGCATCGCGGCGGCGAGCGAGGAGGAACGCGTGGCCGCCAGGATGGCGCTCGCGCGGGTACCGCTGCGCGCATTTCTCGACGAAGCGCTCGTCCCCTACGAAAGCGACGAGGTCACGCGACTCATCGTCGACAGCCACGAGCCCGGGGCATTCGCCGAAATCGCGCACCTGACGGTCGGCGATTTCCGCAACTGGCTGCTGTCCGACGCAACCGACAGCGACGCACTGGTTCGAGTGGGCGCCGGGCTCACGCCCGAGATGGTGGCGGCCGTCTCGAAGCTGATGCGTAATCAGGACCTGATCGTCGCCGCCCGCAAGCGCCCCGTCGTCACGTGCTTTCGCAATACGATCGGCCTGCCCGGGCGCATGTCGGTACGGCTGCAGCCGAACCACCCGACCGACGACGTGAAAGGCATCGCGGCCTCCATGCTCGACGGTCTGCTGTACGGCTGCGGCGACGCCGTCATCGGGATCAATCCCGCCACCGACAGCCTGCAGGCGATCACGACGCTACTCGTCATGATCGACGAATTCCGCGCGCGCTACGAGGTCCCCACGCAGTCGTGCGTGCTCACGCACGTCACGAACACGATCGCGGCAATCGAAAAAGGCGCGCCCGTCGACCTCGTCTTCCAATCGATCGCCGGCACCGAGCAGGCCAACACCAGCTTCGGCATCTCGCTCTCGCTGCTCGCCGAGGCACGCGATGCCGCCCTGTCGCTCGGGCGCGGCACGGTGGGCAACAACGTCATGTACTTCGAGACGGGCCAAGGCAGCGCGCTCTCCGCGGGCGCGCACCACGGCGTCGATCAGCAGACCTGCGAGGCGCGCGCCTACGCCGTCGCGCGACGCTTCGAGCCGTTGCTGACGAATACGGTGGTCGGCTTCATCGGCCCCGAATACCTTTACGACGGCAAGCAGATCATCCGCGCCGGGCTCGAGGACCATTTTTGCGGCAAGCTGCTCGGCGTGCCGATGGGTTGCGACATCTGCTACACGAATCACGCCGAAGCCGACCAGGACGACATGGACAACCTGCTCACGCTGCTCGGCGTGGCCGGCGTGAACTTCATCATGGGCATTCCGGGCGCCGACGACGTCATGCTCAACTACCAGAGCACCTCGTTTCACGACGCCCTCTACGTGCGCGACGTACTCGGGCTCAGGCGCGCGCCCGAATTCGAGGCGTGGCTGCAACGCATGCAGATCGCCGATGCGCGCGGCGCACTGCTTTCGGTACCGGCGCGCCAGCCGCTGCTCGACGGCGTGCGCGGCTGGATGGAGGGGTGA
- the eat gene encoding ethanolamine permease: MDATSNNRHVGKVTHHELRQTLGTWQLWGIAVGLVISGEYFGWSYGWASAGTLGFVVTAVFIAAMYTTFIFSFTELTTSIPHAGGPFAYARHAFGPVGGYIAGVATLVEFVFAPPAIALAIGAYLHVQFPGLEPKHAAMGAYLIFMALNIAGVQIAATFELFVTLLAIFELLVFMGVVSPGFQWSNFAKGGWSGADHFSSGSIRGIFAAIPFAIWFFLAIEGVAMAAEEARNPKRSIPIAYITGILTLVALAIGVMVFAGGAGDWTKLSNINDPLPQAMKYIVGANSGWMHMLVWLGLFGLVASFHGIILGYSRQIFALARAGYLPEWLARVHPRFKTPHRAILAGGVIGIAAIYSDELVQFAGQTLTANIVTMSVFGAIVMYIVSMLALFKLRRSEPGMERPFRAPLYPLFPGFALVAAVISLGAMVYYNREVALVFAAFVGVGYVYFLATRHQREEAPADALLEE; encoded by the coding sequence ATGGATGCGACATCGAACAACCGGCACGTGGGCAAGGTCACGCACCACGAATTGAGGCAAACGCTCGGCACCTGGCAGTTGTGGGGCATCGCCGTGGGACTCGTGATCTCGGGCGAATATTTCGGCTGGAGTTACGGCTGGGCCAGCGCGGGCACGCTGGGCTTCGTCGTGACGGCCGTTTTCATCGCCGCGATGTACACGACGTTCATTTTCAGCTTCACCGAACTCACCACGTCGATCCCGCATGCCGGGGGCCCCTTCGCCTACGCGCGGCACGCCTTCGGCCCCGTGGGCGGATACATCGCCGGCGTCGCCACGCTCGTCGAATTCGTCTTCGCCCCGCCCGCGATCGCACTGGCGATCGGAGCTTACCTGCACGTGCAGTTCCCGGGCCTCGAGCCCAAGCACGCGGCAATGGGGGCCTACCTGATCTTCATGGCGCTGAACATCGCCGGCGTGCAGATCGCGGCCACATTCGAGCTTTTCGTGACGCTGCTGGCCATCTTCGAACTGCTCGTGTTCATGGGCGTGGTCTCGCCGGGCTTCCAATGGTCGAACTTCGCCAAGGGCGGATGGTCCGGCGCCGACCACTTCTCGTCCGGTTCGATTCGCGGCATTTTTGCGGCGATTCCGTTCGCGATCTGGTTCTTCCTCGCGATCGAGGGCGTGGCAATGGCCGCGGAGGAGGCGCGCAACCCGAAGCGCTCGATCCCGATCGCCTACATCACGGGCATTCTGACGCTCGTCGCGCTCGCCATCGGCGTGATGGTGTTCGCCGGCGGTGCGGGCGACTGGACCAAGCTCTCGAACATCAACGACCCGCTGCCGCAAGCGATGAAATATATCGTCGGCGCCAACAGCGGCTGGATGCACATGCTCGTCTGGCTCGGCCTCTTCGGCCTCGTCGCATCGTTCCACGGCATCATCCTCGGCTATTCGCGCCAGATCTTCGCGCTCGCGCGCGCCGGCTATCTGCCCGAATGGCTCGCCAGGGTCCATCCGCGCTTCAAGACCCCGCATCGCGCGATTCTGGCCGGCGGCGTCATCGGCATCGCCGCCATCTACAGCGACGAACTGGTTCAGTTCGCGGGCCAGACGCTGACGGCCAACATCGTGACGATGTCCGTGTTTGGCGCTATCGTCATGTACATCGTCAGCATGCTCGCGCTCTTCAAGCTGCGCCGCAGCGAACCGGGCATGGAGCGGCCATTCCGTGCCCCGCTCTATCCGCTCTTCCCCGGGTTCGCGCTCGTAGCCGCCGTCATTTCGCTCGGCGCCATGGTGTATTACAACCGGGAAGTCGCGCTCGTGTTCGCGGCGTTCGTGGGCGTCGGCTACGTTTACTTCCTCGCTACGCGCCACCAGCGCGAGGAGGCGCCGGCCGATGCGCTGCTCGAGGAGTAA